The genomic DNA CACAGCACACATCCGGCGCAACAATCGGCGCGAACCCATTGCGTTCAAGCAGCTCAACAACGCTGCGCGCCCCCGTGTCGTCAAGTGTCTGACTAAACGAGTCCGCCCACACCACAACGTAGGGCCTCCCATGTGGGTCCTTGGGGGAGGTGGCGTGCCCATGATCGCCCGCCGCTTCGGACTGCGCTGCGGTGAGCGTGTTGTCGCGGGGCCACTCAGGCAGCGGCCCCGCGGGGTCGTATGTTTCGGGGGACGAGGACGAGACCGTCAAGGACGGGACCGCAGAGCAAAGTCCGCGTTTCTTCGCCCAGCGCGAGAAGGTGCCCGACTGGAGAGGCGGCATCGGACGCCTGGCATCCAAACCGATGAGGGAGAACACGATGCGCCGGATTGCGTCGACGGAAAGCAGCGCATTTCCCATTGCCGCAACCCCGGGGATCCGTGCCGACAGCCTCGTCCACCGCGGAAGCCACCCGAGCGCATAGTGCGAGAGTGGGCGTATGCGCCCTTGGTAGCGCCGAAAGAGAACCTCGGACCGGTATCTGGCCATGTCAACACCCGCGGGACAGTCCGAGGAGCACGCCTTACATGCAAGGCACAAGTCAAGGGCCTGAAGAACTTCCGGTGAGTCGATCGCGGCGATGAGTTGACCATTAGCAGCTTCTTGAAGGGTACGTGCGCGACCGCGAGTGACGTCTTTTTCCTGGGACGAGGCTTTCCAACTGGGGCACATGAATGTGCCGGGGATCGTGGCTCGGCACTTGCCCACTCCGGTGCATCGGTGGATCGCCGTGGAGAAGTCACCTCCGTCTTCACTAAACGCAAATCCTCCGTCCGCGAGGAGACGGCGCGCGGCAGGGCGGCGAAGGAATTGGTCAACGAGGTCAACTCCGGGTTGTGGATCTTGCTGCGAGGCTGCGGTGGCATCTTGACTGCGGCGTTCCACGCGCCGCGCCTGGGCCTGAGCCGGTGACATCGGCGCGGTGAGAACACCAGGATTCATGAGATTCTCAGGGTCAAAAATCGCTTTGACCTGGGCAAAAAGATCGAGAAGCTCCGGGGAATACATGAAGCGAAGAAGCTCAGAACGCGTGCGCCCATCCCCGTGTTCCCCCGAGACAGAACCGCCGTGTCGCGCACAGATCTGTGCCGCTTCCTCAAGGAAGCGTCTCGTGTGGGCAACCCCGTCGTCCGTTTCGATGGGGAAATTCAGGCGCACATGGACACAGCCGTCACCGAAATGGCCATACAGCAGGCCGTCGATTCCATAACGCGTCATCAGTGCCGTGAAGTCACGCAGATATGCTCCCAGGTGTTGCGGGGGAACCGCCGCGTCCTCGAACCCGGGCCATGCTTGTTCGTTGCCGCCACCGGTGTGGATATTCACCGGGGTGCGTCCACCCAGTCCGGCACCGTCGGCACGAATACGCCACAGGCGGGTGGCATCCTCTCCCGGCGGGTAGATCGCTACGGCATCGGTGTGGGCTGATGCCGCCAGTTCACGAGCGCGCGCGAGAGAGTCTTCCACGGTGTCTGAGCTCATCTCGCACATGAGCCAGCCATTCCCTGCGGGCAGGTCAGGCACACTTCCTGGGCCGTTGTGGTGACGGACAACGTCAACGAGCCGAGAATCCAGCCCTTCAACGGCAAGTGGATGGTGCTCAAGAAGCGCAGGTACGTCATCTGCCGCGGCAATCATGTCGGGATATCCCAGCGCCACCAGCACGGGAGCAGCCGGAAGGTCAACGAGTGTGACGGTGATTTCGAGGATCGTGACGAGGGTTCCCTCGGTGCCCACAAGCATTGCCGCGAGGTTACGGTGATGCTCCGGCGTGAGTAATTCAAGAGAATAACCGGAAACCTGACGGGAGAAACGTCCCAGTTCAGTGCGGATTATTTCGAGGTTCGTATCGATCAGGTGGGCGAGTCCGGGTATTTCGTGGATCGCAGAGTCGTGGCTCGTGCGGGCGGTGAAATGTCTGCCGGTGCCGTCCACGCATTCCATTGACACAATGTTGCTTGCTGTTCGCCCCCATGCCGTCGCGTGGGGTCCGCACGCGTTATTCCCCACCATTCCGCCGATCGTTGCGCGGTTTTGACTCGAGGGGTCAGGACCGAAGCGCAAACCGAAAGGCTTGGCAGCAGCCTGGAGTGTTGACTCGATGCATCCGGGTTCCACGACGGCGGTTTTTGTTTCCGGGTCGATTGACAGGACCCGGTTGAGGTGACGGGTGAAATCAATGACGATGCCCGGACCGATGGCGTTTCCTGAACACGAGGTGCCGCCGCCGCGATTCGTCACCGGAACTGCGTGGGAGCGACACAGATCGAGAGTTGTCACCACGTCCTGACGTGTTCGCGGATAAACGACTCCCAGCGGGGGGATCCGGTATAAGCCGGCGTCCGTTGAATAGCGGGCGCGGGTTGCCGTGTGTGTGTCGACCTCGCCCGTGATTGCCTGACGCAGCTCGGTGAAGAATTGTGCGATCCGGGGATCATTGTCCAGGGACGAGGGCGCCCACGCCTGATCTGTCTGTGTCCCGTTCACGGGCGCTAAGTCACGAAGAGTGGCGCTGCGTGAGGGCGCAGAGGGTCCGGATGTTGGCGCGGGGATCGTGTGCGCGGAGCCTGGAGAGGTCATCGCCGCATCGGAGGTGGTTCTCGGGGTCCGGTCAGCGCTCATGAGGGAAATTGTACGTAGGACGAGGACGTGCGGCAGCCCCGATCGAAGTCTGAACCCTCGGGGGCCGGAGCCGTCCTCGTCAATGAAGAAGCGCGGGCTGCGCAGTGACGCTGCGGACTATCTGTGGGACAATGGCACCCGTGGTGTCGCCGGGCCGCGGACCACAGCTGATCGCCCGCGTATGTGAGGGGAGCGTGACCGATGGCGCTATTCGAATTTGAGGATGGGCGACTCATCCCTGCTCAATTCGGATACCCCGTTGCCCAGGGGGTAAGCCCTGAGATGACCAACGCGGTGTGCTCCCAGGTGCTTGAAATCGTGTCGCGTCCGCTCTTTCCGATCACGTGGAACGATGTTGCGCGTACTCGTGACTCCGGTTCTCAGGCCCCGCGTCTGACCGCGCTGGATGCCGCCGGTCAGGTTGTTTCCGTCGAGGTCGTTGCCCATCTTGACTCCGACATGCTCATTGCGTCGCTGTCACGCCTGGCGGAGGCAGCTTCCCTATCGTGGTCGGATCTTGCCCAGGAACACCCCGGGGGGATCGACGGGTTTAAGCGGGGATGGATTCAGTTCCGTGACGCCATGCCACCTTCAGCCGGTGCAGGTCCCCGACTGGTGATGGTTGTTGGCTCCATTGCCCCGGAAGTTCGGCCAGCACTGGATGTTCTCGCCACATCCGGCGTGGAAGTGCACGAAATGACTATTCGGCAGATGTCCAACGGCCGGATGTTCCTTGAAGTTCAGGAAGTGGGTCCACGCCTGTACGGGCATGCCCCGCAGGTCGTCCTCGGTGGGAGCGGGCAGCTGAGTGAAATCACTGCGGCGCGTGATTCCCGTGAGGACTCTCGCGTGTCGCAGCAGGAGGCTGCACCCGCACGGGAGCAGCGGCCCTCTCCAACGGATCCGGTAGTCGACCGCTTGGTGTCAACGGATCCCCTGCCGCATCAATTGACTCCGGTGCCCACTCCAGCTGAGCAAATGGCGTCGGCGCAGGCGGGATCTTCTTCGCCCTCGCGGGTAGGTCGTCGCCGAGTGTCCAGTGAGAGCACTGACCGAAATTCCTTCCCCAGCAGCGAGGCCTTCCCTCATGATCGAGGTGATCGAGCTGGTGGCTCAGCCCTCAATTCGGGTGGACATGGTTTAGGTGGGGTCAACGACGGTGGAGCCTCAGACGCTGCGGTCTCTTCGTCGGTCGATACCGCTGTGGGAGAATCGCCGCTGATTGCCGATGCTCGTGCAGCGGGTCTTCCCCTCCTCAACAGGGACGTTGAGGGACTGACCGTGCTGGCGCAACTTATCGGGGAAGACACTGCGCTTATCGCCCATTCCGACCTTCTGCTTCCTCAGGGTCTTGTCTTGTCGAAGTTCGGTAACCTTCGGGCCGGAGGGGCAAGTTACGCAAGTCCGGAAGATCTCTTCTCCGCCTACTCCGTTTCTGGGCAACCGTGGGAGCTTTTGCGATTGGCGGATCGTCAGGGGCCAACTCTTGCCGAATCCCTCGATGAAATCAACGTCGCGATCATCCGCGAATTTGAGAACGCTCCCGCACGCGGTGGGCGCAGAGGAAAACACTAACACCAAAAGGGGCGTGTCCAGTGAGCACAGCTTTCCCTGGGATATGCGGCGTGCCCCGTCGCGGAGGCGCTCTCAATCAGCGCGGCTTTGCCAGCGGGAGCGGTTATCCCCGCAGCTCCTCGTTCTTATTCTGCGGCGACAAAAGCTCCGCACCATCGGCGCATGAGCGAATAGACATCGGCGCGAACCCAGGGATCTGAGAGGAAGAGATCGTGTTTGCCTGGGAAATGAGCGACCGTCACCAAGGGACCGAGAGTTGCCGCCCGCTTCGCGATGACTTCCACGTCAAGAACAACGTCACAGGTGAAGACCTGTTCATCCCACTGCTCCCCGAAATACGATCCCGATGATGTCATCGACAGCACGGGACAGGAAATGTCCACGCCCTCGTTGACGACCTCGTGACCACGAAGAACCGCGTCCAACCAGGACACCTGTGCCGGATACGATCCGGGTCGTTTCCATTCGTGCGCATAATCCCACCCGGTGAAGGCCGGATCGTCCTCGTTCCCTGAAAATGACGGGGGAGTTGTCAGGCCGGAACCGGACCAGCCATCAACGAGAGAGCGGGCGTAGAAGTCGGGACCTGACCCCATCGGAACCGGCCACATCGGGCTGTAGTACGCGATTTGCCCGAGGACGGGCTGGATCGTTGACCGAAGATTCGCCAGTGTCTGCATTTCGAGCCATGCAGAATTGAGAATCAGACCACCGAGGGCCCCCGGATGGCGGTGAGCCCACAGGGTAGCAATGAGACCACCCGTTGAATGAGCGACGATCACCAGTGGGAGATCGCCCTGCTCAGACCGGATGATGTCAAGGGACTCACCGATTTCCTCGTCGTAGGTGTTGAGGTCGTCGGTGTAGCCGATCGTTTGCCACGGACGCAATGAACGCCCGTATTTGCGCAGGTCAAGGGCGTAGAAAGCCGCTCCTGAGTCCGCCATAGACCGGGCCAACTCGGTTTGGAAAAAATAGTCGTTGCGGCCGTGAATATACAGGGCGGCGAAGCGCGGGAATGAACGGGCCCGGGGAGTTGACGCAGGGTCGCGGTGGGGAAGGTAGCGAACCAAGGTGGCGACGTTGTCGCCTTCGGCATCGGGAAGAAGCTCGATCGTTCGAGACTCAAATGCCGCGCCAAGAATATCGTGTCGCCATTGATTGACGGGTGCGGGGCCAGCATCTCCCCAGGGGGCAAGGACATCAATGGGTTCACTCATGCACCAAGGATAGAGCGAATCTGCTCTTCCAAGCGCGGAAATACCCTTCTGATCTTCACGTACTCTCTCAGGTGCTTTCAGCGAGCAAAGACCGACGCACGCGAAGGGATGCGTTCAGTGAGGAACTCGTTGATAAAGCCCGTTGTCTGTCCGGATTCGATGAGGAACCCGTCGTGTCCATTCGCTGAATGGATCTCCCGGTAGTAAGCACCGTGAATGCCGTCGGCCATCTGCCACACCTGATCGGGGGAGAAAAGTCGATCCGAATCCACAGCGATCACGAGGGTGCGGGCCGTGACCAGGCGGAGAGCTTCCTGCTGTCCGCCGCGGTCGCGACCAATATCGTGAGAGAGCATCGACCGGCACAGCGTCACATAGGACCCGGCATCAAAGCGACGCACGAGCTTGTCTCCGTGATAGTCCAAATAGGATTCGACCGCTAAGCGTCCCCCGTGCAGTGGATCTTCTTGACGCTGGGGGAGACGACCAAAACGCTTGTTGAGTTCGCCGGGTGATCGGTAGGTGGTGTGCGCGATCTGGCGGGCGAGGGCGAGGCCGCTGGTGGGGCCCTGCGGTCCCTCGTAATAGTCACCACCATTCCAGTGGGGATCTAACTCAATGGCCCGGATCTGGGTGTGACACCACGCGGCCTGATCGGCGGTCGTTTGCGCGCCCGAGGCAACGACGATCAGGCGATCCACCCGCTCGGGATAGCTCACCGCCCACTCGATTGCGCGGTGTCCTCCCAGTGATGCGCCGATGACAACGGACCACGTGTCGACCCCCAGGAGGTCGGCCAGGCGCGCCTCGGCCCGGACCTGATCACGCGTCGAAACGAGGGGAAATCGTGATCCCCAGGGTTTCCCATCCGGTGCCTTCGAGGACGGTCCGGTTGACCCCTGACAGCCTCCCAGGACGTTGGCTGCGACGACGTAATAGCGGTCTGTGTCGATGGCGCAGCCCGGGCCGACAATGTCGGGCCACCATCCGGGCGTGGGTTGTCCGGGGGCCTCAGGGCCCACAACATGCGCATCACCGGTGAGGGCATGAAGCACGAGAACGGCATTCGACCGCGTCTCATTGAGTGCGCCCCAGGTTTCGTATGCCAGTCGCACCGAGGGCAGAACTGCGCCATTTTCAAGGCGCAGTGCGCCCAGGTCGGCGAAGCGTCGAAATGCGGCGGGGTCGTCCTCGTGCCATGCTCCGGAAATGGGAGCCGGAGGTAGCGTCTGGTGCGACATGACGTGTCCTCTCTGTGATCGGGCGTTTCGTTCGTCAGATCCGTTGACTCCAGGGCAGCGATCGTGCTGCGTCCCTGCGCTGTTAGTCGCCGTTGACGGCGGCGGCCGCAGCAGCGAAACCCAGCGTGAGGTCGGCAAGAATATCTGCGATATTCTCCAACCCGATGGACAGGCGCACTGTCGCGGGGTTGACTCCTGCGGCTTCTAGCTCACTGGGTGTGAGCTGCGAGTGCGTTGTCGACGCTGGGTGAATGACCAGAGACTTTGCATCACCGAGGTTTGCCAGGGTCGGGAGAAGTTCCAGGCCATCTGCGAAGGCTTTTCCGGCGGTGAAACCTCCGCGGATCGTGAAGGAAAGCAGACCGGAAGCCCCCAGTGGAGCATATTTCTGCTGAAGCGCATGGTAGGGAGAGGATTCCAGGCCCGCGTAGTTGACGGACTCCACCTGCGGATGCGCCTCAAGCCACTGTGCGACGGCGAGTGCGTTGTCAACGTGACGCTGAACCCGCAGGGACAGGGTTTCAAGGCCCTGTTCGATGAGGAAAGCGTTGAACGGGGAGGTCACCGCTCCCAGGTCTCGGTTAATGAGCGTTTGGATGCGCAGGAGGAACGCCAGGTTAGCCCCCAGTGCACCGCCGACACCGAAGTCCCGGCCGAAGACGATCCCGTGATAGGACTCATCGGGCTCATTAAAGAGGGGGAAACGCTCAGGTTGCGTTGTGTAGTCGAAGTTCCCGGAGTCCACGATGGCCCCGGCGATCGTTGTGCCATGTCCGCCCAGATACTTTGTTGCGGAATGAACAACAATGTCGGCTCCCCATTCGATCGGGCGCACAAGGTAGGGGGTGGCGACGGTGTTATCGACAATCAGCGGAACTCCGATCTCGTGGGCGGCAGCGGCGATGGGTTCGATGTCGAGGATGTCGCCCTTGGGATTGGGGATTGTTTCGCCGTAGAAGGCAACGGTTTTGTCGTCAGCCAGAGCGCGCCACTCATCGACATTCAGCGGGTCACTAACGAATCGCGTCTCGATGCCGAGGCGTCCCAGCGTGTTCTTCAGCAGTGTGACGGAGCCGCCGTAGAGGGAGGGAGAGGCAACGATGTTGTTGCCGGCTTGGGCAAGTGCAAGGATCGCCAGTGCGGTTGCCGACTGTCCCGAGGAGACGAGCAGTCCTCCCACGCCATTTTCGAGGGCGGCGATACGTCCCGCAACCGCATCAGTTGTTGGGTTTGTCAGGCGCGTGTAAATCGGTCCGAGTTCCTGGAGGCTGAATCGTCCGGCTGCCTGCGCTGAGTCGGCGAATGCGTATGAGGAGGTCTGGTAGATCGGGAGTGCGGTTGCCCCCGTCGAGGGGTCGCGATCCCAGGCGGCGTGAATCTGCTTGGTCTCAAATGCCCAATTGGCCGAGTTCGTGCTGGTCATGATGTGCTCCTTGGCTGAAAGTTGAATAGGGGTGTTCTTCAGGGGGAGCGAGGACGTCGACGAGGACGAGCCGGTTTCGTGCTACTTGTGCAACATGACGGATCGGTGTCGATGGGATCCGGTGGCGTGCATGGGGCCGTGGCCTCACAGGACGCATGGGTGCCGACGCGCAGTGCGCTTCGTAGTCGAGCGTTCTCGCTTCAACGACTGCACGGTGCGCTCGTTGGCGCGGCTGTCGTGCAGTCGCTAGGGCATTCGACGGATCATCATGCGATCACGATATGGCGTTCGTGGAGATAGTTTGGGGAGTGTTCACGATGTGAGGTTGTGTAACACGTCTGGGGGGGGGTACTGGAGGCAGCGCCGGTGGCGATCTCTTGTCTCGCCGCAGAGATTCAGCGCGCGTCTGCCACCACAGACAACACTGATGTGTCGCGCGTCAACTAGCGCAGCCACCACCGATTGTTACTGCTGTGACAGATGTGAAAATAGGGATTAATGGGATTTTTGTGGATACTGTTGCTTTTTGTGGTGAAAGTGAACTAGTCTCTCAGATGGTGCGCTAGCGATTGCAGGCGCAGGTAGATATGTAGTCGACGACGGGTTAAGCAGTGATCTTTGGAAAGCACAAGCGCTCACAGCGCAAGGCACGACTCACCCTGATTTCGATGGGTGCGATCCTCGCACTGAGTATTCCCAGCCTTGCGCAGGCTGCTCCATCACCGGAGGACATTGCGCGCGCCAAGGCAGAGGAAGAGGCAGCGAAACTGTCCGTCGCCCAAATTGAGGTCAAGCTCGCGGCTGTCACCTCCGACGCTGAAACCGCGCGGCGCGACGCGCAGGTTGCCGCTGAAAAGCTGAACCAGTCAAAAATTGAGCTGGAAAACGCAACCAAGACCGCCGAGCAAGCGCAGAAGGATGCCGACAAAGCTCAGGCGGACTTCGAGGAAGGCAAACGAGAAATCGCCTCCGTTGCCCAGGCTGCCTATCGCGACGGAACGTCCTCGCTCGACTCCCTCGCCCCCTATCTTGACGCCGACGGACTGCGCACCGTTGAGACGAAGCGCGCATCCATCGACAACTTCTCCAACTCCGCGGACACGAAGATGCAGCGTGTTGCCGCTTTGGAGAAGGTTGCTGACGTCATGAAGTCAGCGGCCGATGAAGCTCTCCAAGCCCAGCGCAAAGCAACGGATGAGGTGCAGAAGCGATCCGATGCCGCCGAATCGAGCGCACAGTCTGCCCTCGACTTGCAAAAGACCACGGAAATCCAAAAGCAGGCGTATATCGAAGAGCTTGCTCGGAAACAAAACACAACGACAGACCTCATTAAACAACGCGAAGCCCAGCTTGCGGCTGAACGTGCAGCCGCAGCTGAAGCAGCAGCAAAGGCCGCCGCAGAAGCCGCAGCTGCACGCGAGAGACAGCGTCAGCAAGCCGCTGCCGCCCAGCCTGTCAATCCGTGGACTCCAGCTCCGGCCCCGGCGCCAGCCCCCGCCCCGGCTCCTTCGTGGCCCGCTGCGGGAAGTGGAGGCGCGGGCGGTGCCGTTGCTGCCGCCAAGTCATTCCTCGGCGTTCCCTACGTGTGGGGTGGAGAGTCTTATTCGGGTGTTGACTGCTCGGGTCTGACCATGCTTGCGTGGCGATCGGCAGGTGTCAACCTCCCTCACTTCGCCGCCTCGCAGTACAACTACGGAACAAAGGTGCCGATTTCAGCCATGCAGCCCGGTGACCTGATCTTCTGGTCGTCGAATGGCACGCAGTCTGCGATCTACCACGTCGCGATGTACCTCGGTGGTGGCCAGATGATTGAAGCTCCAACCTTTGGTATGACGGTGCACATCACCTCCGTGTACAGCTGGGGATTGATCATGCCCTACGCCGTTCGCCTCTGATCCTTCGGGCGTGCGAAAAGACCGGGTCCTTCGAGACACAGATATCCCTTCGGTGTCAACGGGCAGATCATGCGTGGTGGAGATGCGGCGTACGGGAAACGTCAGGAACATCTGACAGACATCACCGCCGCGGTCAGTGTGGACACTCCCTGTGCCTCGCTCATCATCGTTGCTGATCAATGGGGAATCCGACAGATTCGGCCGCGCTCGTCCTCGTCCCCCGTGGCACGTCCAGATCACGTGATAGCTGGTGACACAGAATCCCGGACGAGGGGCGACATAGCCGAGGACGTCGCCGATGCACACGTGCTCAGCCTGGGCGAGAGCACCGGGGACGGACGCGCAAACCCCGCGTGCATCAAAGCGCTGAGGCTTGCCGAACGGGCACGACGCGAACTTATCGAATACGTCGAGGGTCAGCGCCGAGAGTTCACTCTCCCACTCAGGCCCGAGGGCACAGCTTTTCAACGGCGAGTCTGGGAAGCGGTGGCCTCAATTCCCTACGGACAGGCGCGCACATACGGCGACATTGCGCGGATGATTGGCAATCCCCGGGCGGCGCGTGCAGTTGGCGGGGCAAATAATGCCAATCCGATTCTCATTGTCACGCCCTGTCACCGGGTTGTTGGCGCCCGAGGCGCACTTGTGGGGTACGCCGGAGGCCTGGAGATGAAACAGTGGCTCCTCGACATGGAGTCTGGGAGCCACTGTTCAGACCGGTAACGACCAGCGTGGGGAGCGAGCCGCTCCTCAGTGATCGCCGTGAGCTTCGGCCTGCGCAAGCCGCTCGTAGGACCGGCGAATCTCGGCTTCGGCTTCCTCGCGGCCCACCCAGTGAGCGCCCTCAACGGACTTGCCGGGCTCAAGGTCCTTATACACCTCGAAGAAGTGCTGAATTTCAAGGCGGTGGAACTCTGAGACATCCTCAATCTCAGTGCGCCACGATGCGCGCTGATCGGAAGCAGGAACACACAGGACCTTGTCATCGCCGCCTTTCTCATCGCGCATGCGGAACATGCCGAGCGCGCGGCAGCGGATCACGCAGCCGGGGAACGTTGGTTCCTCAAGGAGGACGAGGGCGTCGAGTGGGTCGCCGTCCTCGCCAAGCGTATCGTCAATGAAACCGTAGTCATCGGGATACCGCGTCGCCGTGAAGAGCATGCGGTCAAGACGGATCCGCCCCGTTTCGTGGTCGATTTCGTACTTATTTCGGTTTCCCTTCGGGATCTCGATGGTGACGTCAAACTCCACGTTGCCCTCCTTGATTATGCGCCGCATGAGACGGGTGTCGACTGGTCGTCATTACGCTATCGTCGATAGGGTAGTTTCCTAGCACGAACATGCGAGGAGAGGAACCCGATGCGGCAACAGCCTCTGGGTGTGATTGTAAGCGCTTTAGCGGTCGCTCTTGTGCTCGTTGGCTGCCACGGCGCAGATGTTCGCCGCCCAGAAGGTGCTCCGAGCACAATCTCACGGGACGTAGACCCCCGTGGACCTGCAACGATCCTCCCCCAGTCGGGAGCAGCAATTCCCGCTATTAAGGGGAACGAGAACGGGGCCGCGGTCTCCCCTCAAGCCGTTGCTGCCCTGTGGTCGCCCGTCCAGAACGCCGCTGATCAGGGTCACTGGGTGACATGGGGATCAGTGATCGACGCTTCCACGGGCGATGTGCTCTTAGACAGGTCCGCTCAAACGGCGCACGCACCGGGGTCAGTAGCGAAGGTCCTCACAGCCTTTACCGCTCTGTCTCATCTGCGGGCATCAGATCGCCTGACAACGGGGGTTAAACAGGAGGGCACGTCCCTTTACCTGTGGGGCGAGGGAGATCTCATGCTGGCTGCGGGAGCGGGAACACGGACCGCGGTCAACGGACACGCGGGCGTTGCCGATCTTGCGCAGGCCACCGCTGCGGCTCTGAAGAAACAGGGGATCGACGCGGTGACCGTCAACTGGCAGGAGAATCCTTTCGCCGGCCCCTCCAGACTCCCCGCGCTGGTTGAACAGGAAGTTGCCGATTACGAGGGACCCGTTGCGGCGATGGGAATGAACTCGGGGGCGTTGGACGCTACATTTATCGGCTTTACAGCAACCCCGGAAGCAGACGTTGCCGACGTGTTTGTTCGTGCCCTGGAAGAGGGCGGGGTGAAGGCGCAGCTGGGTCAAAGCGCAGATGCTCCCGAGGGGGCCAGTTCCATTGCTTCGGTGGAGTCGGCGACGATGGGACAGCAAATTCGGTGGATGCTTCACTATTCCGATAACACGCTGGCTGACCAGTACTGCCGTTTAGCTGCTCGCGCCGCGGGGGGAGACACCTCATTCGAGGGGGCGACCGGCCTTGTTCGCTCAACATTGATGTCCGCTGCGGTGCCAATCGAGGGGCTTCGGCTTGACGACTGCTCGGGTCTCTCAGAAGACAATAGGATCACGGCGGCGACCCTCGTTAATGCGCTGAGGACGGCGGCGCTGAGTACGGCCGATACTGACGACGCGGATGCAGACGACTCGGATGCAGACGACGCGGGCCTGGCATCACATCGGCGCGTGGGAACCTCCGACCTGATCCGTGACTTGCCGTGGTCGGGACTTCAAGGGACCATGACGAAGCGCATGCTTCCCGAGGGAATCGCGAATGTTCAAGCAAAAACGGGGTCACTGGCGGCAACGTCAACGCTGGCAGGAACGGTTACCACCAGTTCGGGTCGCACGCTGATCTTCGCGATCGGCAATGACCAGGTGCCCGACGACGGTGCGTATTTCACCCGCGATGTGCTTGACTCATTTATTCAGGGATTGGCAAAGCTATGAGAACCTACGACATGTACCGTGCGCTGACACCGGCGGGGCCAAAAGTTGCCCCGTACCACGCTCAGGCAATCGTCTCCCGGTTGAGAGAGAGCCTGCACTGGGCCAACCGTCGGCTGGCGCAGATTTCGGGTTTCGAGGACGAGGCGGCGGCTGTCACCTCACGGCCCACGCGAATTGCCAACCGGCACGGTGCATTAGCTGTGACGTATCGACTTCTCGCTGAGGCTGTGTCTCGGGCGGACGTGGCCGCTGCGTCCATCGGCCAGCGGATACGACGAGAAACCACTCACGCTCGCGCTGCGAGTCTCGTGGCCAATGCCGCCTGTGGACTCTGGGACTTCCAGCGTGACGAACGCATCCTCATTGCCCCGAATGTCCTCGTTGACGCGGAGAGATTCGCTCTGGATCAAAAAGACTGGTGCCGGTGGGTGGCCCTGCGCACGGGGCTGCGGGGCGTGTACTTTGAGCGAGCACCCTTCCTTCCAGGAGTCCTCGCCTCGGGCGCATTGAACTCTCAACCGGAGGAAGATGATTCCCTCGATGCTCTCACCGTTACTGACACAGCTCTGCTCGTTGACATCCTTGACGTGCTGCCAACGCTTCAGATGACGTGCCTGAGTCCTCGTGATCTCCCGTCGGTGCATTGGATCTTGTCGCACCGGCTGTACGGAGTGGGCCCAGCCTGTGTCCGGCTATTTGCTCCAGCGACGCAGACCAGCCAAACGGACCCCTCTCTGACGCTGCGTGCGCAGCGCTTCGCGCAGTTCCTCGTTG from Schaalia sp. ZJ405 includes the following:
- a CDS encoding O-acetylhomoserine aminocarboxypropyltransferase/cysteine synthase family protein; translation: MTSTNSANWAFETKQIHAAWDRDPSTGATALPIYQTSSYAFADSAQAAGRFSLQELGPIYTRLTNPTTDAVAGRIAALENGVGGLLVSSGQSATALAILALAQAGNNIVASPSLYGGSVTLLKNTLGRLGIETRFVSDPLNVDEWRALADDKTVAFYGETIPNPKGDILDIEPIAAAAHEIGVPLIVDNTVATPYLVRPIEWGADIVVHSATKYLGGHGTTIAGAIVDSGNFDYTTQPERFPLFNEPDESYHGIVFGRDFGVGGALGANLAFLLRIQTLINRDLGAVTSPFNAFLIEQGLETLSLRVQRHVDNALAVAQWLEAHPQVESVNYAGLESSPYHALQQKYAPLGASGLLSFTIRGGFTAGKAFADGLELLPTLANLGDAKSLVIHPASTTHSQLTPSELEAAGVNPATVRLSIGLENIADILADLTLGFAAAAAAVNGD
- a CDS encoding C40 family peptidase, translated to MGAILALSIPSLAQAAPSPEDIARAKAEEEAAKLSVAQIEVKLAAVTSDAETARRDAQVAAEKLNQSKIELENATKTAEQAQKDADKAQADFEEGKREIASVAQAAYRDGTSSLDSLAPYLDADGLRTVETKRASIDNFSNSADTKMQRVAALEKVADVMKSAADEALQAQRKATDEVQKRSDAAESSAQSALDLQKTTEIQKQAYIEELARKQNTTTDLIKQREAQLAAERAAAAEAAAKAAAEAAAARERQRQQAAAAQPVNPWTPAPAPAPAPAPAPSWPAAGSGGAGGAVAAAKSFLGVPYVWGGESYSGVDCSGLTMLAWRSAGVNLPHFAASQYNYGTKVPISAMQPGDLIFWSSNGTQSAIYHVAMYLGGGQMIEAPTFGMTVHITSVYSWGLIMPYAVRL
- a CDS encoding methylated-DNA--[protein]-cysteine S-methyltransferase; translation: MRGGDAAYGKRQEHLTDITAAVSVDTPCASLIIVADQWGIRQIRPRSSSSPVARPDHVIAGDTESRTRGDIAEDVADAHVLSLGESTGDGRANPACIKALRLAERARRELIEYVEGQRREFTLPLRPEGTAFQRRVWEAVASIPYGQARTYGDIARMIGNPRAARAVGGANNANPILIVTPCHRVVGARGALVGYAGGLEMKQWLLDMESGSHCSDR
- a CDS encoding inorganic diphosphatase — encoded protein: MEFDVTIEIPKGNRNKYEIDHETGRIRLDRMLFTATRYPDDYGFIDDTLGEDGDPLDALVLLEEPTFPGCVIRCRALGMFRMRDEKGGDDKVLCVPASDQRASWRTEIEDVSEFHRLEIQHFFEVYKDLEPGKSVEGAHWVGREEAEAEIRRSYERLAQAEAHGDH
- a CDS encoding D-alanyl-D-alanine carboxypeptidase, which translates into the protein MRQQPLGVIVSALAVALVLVGCHGADVRRPEGAPSTISRDVDPRGPATILPQSGAAIPAIKGNENGAAVSPQAVAALWSPVQNAADQGHWVTWGSVIDASTGDVLLDRSAQTAHAPGSVAKVLTAFTALSHLRASDRLTTGVKQEGTSLYLWGEGDLMLAAGAGTRTAVNGHAGVADLAQATAAALKKQGIDAVTVNWQENPFAGPSRLPALVEQEVADYEGPVAAMGMNSGALDATFIGFTATPEADVADVFVRALEEGGVKAQLGQSADAPEGASSIASVESATMGQQIRWMLHYSDNTLADQYCRLAARAAGGDTSFEGATGLVRSTLMSAAVPIEGLRLDDCSGLSEDNRITAATLVNALRTAALSTADTDDADADDSDADDAGLASHRRVGTSDLIRDLPWSGLQGTMTKRMLPEGIANVQAKTGSLAATSTLAGTVTTSSGRTLIFAIGNDQVPDDGAYFTRDVLDSFIQGLAKL
- a CDS encoding zinc-dependent metalloprotease; the protein is MRTYDMYRALTPAGPKVAPYHAQAIVSRLRESLHWANRRLAQISGFEDEAAAVTSRPTRIANRHGALAVTYRLLAEAVSRADVAAASIGQRIRRETTHARAASLVANAACGLWDFQRDERILIAPNVLVDAERFALDQKDWCRWVALRTGLRGVYFERAPFLPGVLASGALNSQPEEDDSLDALTVTDTALLVDILDVLPTLQMTCLSPRDLPSVHWILSHRLYGVGPACVRLFAPATQTSQTDPSLTLRAQRFAQFLVDQHAVADFFASPQALPRAREVEDPLRWLDRVRG